One window from the genome of Nicotiana tomentosiformis chromosome 5, ASM39032v3, whole genome shotgun sequence encodes:
- the LOC138891997 gene encoding uncharacterized mitochondrial protein AtMg00860-like — MVEESLEVFMDDFSVVGDSFEECLDNLDKVLARYEETNLVLNWKKCHFIVEEGIVLGHKISKSGIEVDKAKIEVISKLPPPTSVKGVRIFLGHAGFYRRFIKDFPKVVNPLCMLLEKDATFVFNDDCMKAFELLKYRLTTTPIITVPN; from the coding sequence atggtggaggagtccctcgaggtgttcatggatgatttcagtgttgtgggggattcatttgaagaatgcttggataatcttgacaaagtgttggcccgatatgaagagaccaacttagtgcttaattggAAAAAGTGCCACTTTAtagtcgaggagggcattgtcctcggccataagatctcaaagagcggtattgaagtggacaaagcaaaaattgaagtgatttCAAAACTCCCGCCTcctacttccgtcaagggagtgaggatctttcttggtcacgcggggttttaccgAAGGTTCATAAAGGATTTcccaaaagtggtgaaccccttgtgcatgTTATTGGAAAAAGATGCAACATTtgtgttcaatgatgattgcatgaaagcttttgagcttctcaagtatagattgactaccactcccatcattaccgtACCCAAttag